A region from the Aegilops tauschii subsp. strangulata cultivar AL8/78 chromosome 5, Aet v6.0, whole genome shotgun sequence genome encodes:
- the LOC109759119 gene encoding auxin-responsive protein SAUR36-like: protein MAMIHPRRLAQLVRKWQKVKHPSSDDKACCTTSPIADKGHCAMYTADGRRFEVPLTYLDTTLFGELLRMSQEEFGFACDGRITLPFDVAVMEYAMCLLRRNASEEVESAFLSSVVTPCQYTSCTAPPASLHQQLAVCSS, encoded by the coding sequence ATGGCCATGATCCATCCCAGGAGACTTGCTCAGTTGGTGAGGAAGTGGCAAAAGGTCAAGCACCCCTCCAGTGATGACAAAGCATGCTGCACAACATCACCGATCGCAGACAAAGGGCACTGCGCCATGTACACAGCCGATGGAAGGCGGTTCGAGGTCCCCTTGACGTACCTCGACACGACGCTCTTCGGCGAGCTGCTAAGGATGTCCCAGGAGGAGTTTGGGTTTGCATGTGACGGCAGGATCACACTGCCCTTCGATGTGGCAGTGATGGAGTATGCCATGTGCTTGCTCAGAAGAAATGCATCGGAGGAAGTAGAGAGCGCGTTCCTGAGCTCTGTAGTGACGCCTTGCCAATATACAAGCTGTACGGCGCCACCTGCATCGCTGCACCAGCAGCTTGCAGTTTGTAGCTCCTGA